A single region of the Planctomycetota bacterium genome encodes:
- a CDS encoding DUF3168 domain-containing protein, giving the protein MTPALSDSTLEAGLDKYLREAACLSALVANRIYPGRIARQNSTFPAIAYKVVGVEQATVLDGSAGVADATIELESWSTLFADVVTVAAALRDLLTGFGGGWWGCVGVADVEVIDWSDDEEDPKDGSGNVWFCRTLVVAVKFYQPIPRF; this is encoded by the coding sequence ATGACGCCAGCGCTGTCGGACAGCACGCTAGAAGCAGGGCTTGATAAGTATCTGCGTGAAGCGGCTTGTCTTTCGGCGCTGGTCGCGAACCGGATTTACCCCGGCCGCATTGCTCGCCAGAACAGTACGTTCCCCGCGATCGCGTACAAGGTGGTCGGCGTCGAACAGGCAACCGTTCTGGACGGCTCGGCCGGCGTCGCTGACGCGACGATCGAGCTGGAAAGCTGGTCGACGCTGTTCGCTGACGTGGTGACGGTAGCGGCTGCGCTTCGCGACTTGCTGACCGGGTTCGGCGGCGGGTGGTGGGGCTGTGTTGGCGTTGCAGACGTTGAAGTTATCGACTGGTCCGACGACGAGGAAGACCCGAAAGACGGCAGCGGGAACGTTTGGTTTTGCCGAACGCTGGTCGTCGCGGTCAAGTTTTATCAGCCTATTCCGAGGTTCTAG
- a CDS encoding phage head closure protein, whose product MFAIAAGDMRQRVTIEANAPTQDKKGQAVPSWSAVATRWAAILPASGQAFVASEQVRNLTTHKVVMRYFAGLSPDVHRLRYGSRVFNVLSILNESERNVRHTLLVQELLQ is encoded by the coding sequence GTGTTCGCGATCGCCGCGGGTGATATGCGGCAGCGCGTGACAATCGAGGCGAACGCGCCGACGCAGGATAAGAAGGGGCAAGCGGTGCCGAGCTGGTCGGCGGTCGCGACCCGCTGGGCCGCGATTCTGCCGGCGAGCGGTCAGGCGTTCGTCGCTAGTGAACAGGTCCGCAACCTGACGACGCATAAAGTTGTTATGCGGTATTTCGCGGGCCTGTCGCCGGACGTCCATCGGCTGCGCTACGGCTCGCGCGTGTTTAACGTGCTGTCGATTTTGAATGAGTCGGAACGGAATGTCCGACACACCTTGTTAGTTCAGGAGCTGCTGCAATGA
- a CDS encoding phage head-tail connector protein, producing the protein MANTSWYGQPLHFGLQLVTPPAVEPVTLAEAKDWARVEITDDDALITSLIVAARRYVEAHLKRALITQTWKLTADQFPVLGQQWTLVGPELRLPLPPLQSVTSIVYEASDGTPITLDPSTYIVDTISQPGRITPAYSQSWPAARPVPGSVQIAYVAGYGDASAVPDSIKTAIKLLVAHWYKNREAVGDAGAPVPLAVENLLAAESAGVWT; encoded by the coding sequence ATGGCGAATACTTCCTGGTACGGTCAGCCGCTGCATTTTGGTTTGCAGCTTGTTACGCCGCCGGCCGTCGAGCCCGTCACGCTCGCCGAAGCGAAAGACTGGGCGCGCGTCGAAATTACCGACGACGACGCGCTCATTACATCGCTGATTGTCGCCGCGCGCCGTTACGTCGAAGCGCATTTGAAACGTGCGCTGATTACGCAAACTTGGAAGTTGACGGCCGATCAGTTCCCGGTGCTCGGCCAGCAATGGACGCTGGTCGGTCCCGAGCTGCGACTGCCGCTCCCCCCGCTGCAATCGGTTACGTCGATCGTTTACGAAGCGAGCGACGGCACGCCAATTACGCTTGACCCGTCGACCTACATCGTCGATACGATCAGCCAGCCAGGGCGAATCACGCCGGCCTATTCACAATCCTGGCCCGCTGCTCGGCCGGTCCCTGGTAGCGTTCAGATTGCCTACGTCGCTGGCTACGGCGACGCTTCGGCCGTGCCTGATTCGATTAAGACGGCTATCAAGCTGCTCGTCGCGCACTGGTACAAGAATCGCGAAGCCGTTGGCGACGCCGGCGCGCCGGTTCCGCTCGCCGTTGAAAACTTGCTGGCGGCCGAGTCGGCGGGGGTGTGGACGTAA